The Nycticebus coucang isolate mNycCou1 chromosome 15, mNycCou1.pri, whole genome shotgun sequence genome has a segment encoding these proteins:
- the LOC128566885 gene encoding septin-7-like produces MAVAQQKNLEGYVGFANLPNQVYRKSVKRGFEFTLMVVGEPGLGKSTLINSLFLTDLYSPEYPGPSHRIKKTVQVEQSKVLIKEGGVQLLLTIVDTPGFGDAVDNSNCWQPVIDYIDSKFEDCLNAESRVNRRQMPDSRVQCCLYFIAPSGHGLKPLDIEFMKRLHEKVNIIPLIAKADTLTAEECQQFKKQIMKEIQEHKIKIYEFPETDDEEENKLVKKIKDRLPLAVVGSNTIIEVNGRRVRGRQYPWGIAEVENGEHCDFTILKNMLIRTHMQDLKDVTNNVHYENCRSRKLAAVTYNGVDKTRLTKSPLAQMEEERREHVAKMKKMEMEMEQVFDMKVKEKVQKLKDSEAELQRRHEQMKKNLEAQHKELEEKTSSV; encoded by the coding sequence ATGGCAGTAGCTCAACAGAAGAACCTTGAAGGCTATGTGGGATTTGCCAATCTCCCAAATCAAGTATACAGAAAATCAGTGAAGAGGGGGTTTGAATTCACGCTTATGGTAGTAGGTGAACCTGGATTGGGAAAGTCGACGTTAATCAACTCATTATTCCTCACAGATTTGTATTCTCCAGAGTATCCTGGTCCTTCCCATAGAATTAAAAAGACTGTACAGGTGGAACAGTCCAAAGTTTTAATCAAAGAAGGTGGTGTTCAGTTGCTGCTCACAATAGTTGATACCCCAGGATTTGGAGATGCCGTGGATAATAGTAATTGCTGGCAGCCTGTTATCGACTACATCGATAGTAAATTTGAGGACTGCCTAAATGCAGAATCTCGAGTAAACAGACGTCAGATGCCTGATAGCAGGGTGCAGTGTTGTTTATACTTCATAGCTCCTTCTGGACATGGACTTAAACCATTGGATATTGAGTTTATGAAGCGTTTGCATGAAAAAGTGAATATCATTCCACTTATTGCCAAAGCAGACACGCTCACAGCAGAGGAATGCCAACAGTTTAAAAAACAGATAATGAAAGAAATCCaggaacataaaattaaaatatatgaatttccagaaacagatgatgaagaagaaaataagcttGTTAAAAAGATAAAGGACCGTTTACCTCTTGCAGTGGTAGGTAGTAATACTATCATTGAAGTTAATGGCAGAAGGGTCAGAGGACGGCAGTATCCTTGGGGTATTGCTGAAGTTGAAAATGGTGAACATTGTGATTTCACAATTCTAAAAAATATGTTGATAAGAACACATATGCAGGATTTGAAAGATGTTACTAATAATGTACACTATGAGAACTGCAGAAGCAGAAAACTGGCAGCTGTGACTTATAATGGAGTTGATAAAACAAGACTTACCAAGAGCCCTCTGGcacaaatggaagaagaaagaagggaacatgtagctaagatgaagaaaatggaaatggagaTGGAGCAGGTGTTTGACATGAAGGTCAAAGAAAAAGTTCAGAAACTGAAGGACTCTGAAGCTGAGCTCCAGCGGCGCCATgagcaaatgaaaaagaatttggaaGCACAGCACAAAGAATTAGAGGAAAAAACGTCGTCAGTTTGA